One Numenius arquata chromosome 9, bNumArq3.hap1.1, whole genome shotgun sequence DNA window includes the following coding sequences:
- the MRPL44 gene encoding large ribosomal subunit protein mL44 produces the protein MAARLLWRESRRLLAGAGAGAGRRVSTAPRPEKKRWLRAYLEQQRLEAPPQRRSEKPNWDYHAEIQAFSHRLQEDFSLDLLKTAFVNSCYIESEEARRRELGIDKETVALNLQDNSKLAEQGVSFSRSYLTRCFEGAYPDLPAKGIGALVDFLTSQELVSYVAQNLSIQDLALCREFPVPPAVLQRTFFAVIGALLSSSGPEKTGIFVRDFFIPQLIGKDLFEIWEVINPMGLLVEELTKRNISSPEPRITRQLGVSTVLPLYFVGLYCDKKIIAEGPGETLLAAEEEAARVALRKLYGYTENRRPWDYSKPKQGLAAAKALSSN, from the exons ATGGCCGCACGGCTGCTCTGGCGCGAGTCGCGGCGGCTgctggccggggccggggccggggccgggcgcagGGTCAGCACCGCGCCGCGCCCCGAGAAGAAGCGATGGCTGCGGGCCTACCTGGAGCAGCAGCGGCTGGAGGCGCCCCCCCAGCGGCG GTCCGAGAAGCCCAACTGGGATTACCACGCGGAGATACAAGCTTTCAGCCACCGGCTACAGGAAGACTTTTCTTTGGATCTCCTCAAGACTGCATTTGTTAATTCTTGTTACATTGAAAGCGAAGAGGCAAGACGCCGAGAACTTGGGATAGACAAAGAAACGGTTGCTCTTAATCTACAAGATAATAGTAAACTCGCTGAACAAGGGGTGTCTTTTTCGCGTTCTTACCTGACGCGGTGCTTTGAAGGTGCCTACCCAGATTTACCAGCCAAGGGGATAGGAGCACTTGTTGATTTTCTTACCAGTCAGGAACTTGTTTCTTATGTGGCTCAAAACCTGTCTATACAGGACCTGGCGCTTTGCAGAGAGTTTCCCGTCCCACCAGCTGTGCTACAGAGGACGTTCTTTGCCGTGATAGGAGCCTTGCTCAGTAGCAGCGGGCCTGAGAAAACAGGGATCTTTGTCAGG gatttttttattccccaACTGATCGGAAAAGACCTGTTTGAGATCTGGGAAGTTATAAACCCCATGGGCTTGCTAGTGGAAGAACTGACCAAGAGGAATATCTCTTCTCCAGAACCAAGAATTACCAGGCAGTTGGGAGTCAGCACAGTTCTGCCACTGTACTTTGTTGGGTTGTACTG cgaTAAGAAGATTATAGCTGAGGGTCCTGGTGAAACACTGcttgctgcagaggaagaagctgcCCGCGTGGCTCTGCGGAAGCTCTACGGGTACACAGAGAACAGGAGACCTTGGGATTATTCGAAACCCAAACAAGGATTGGCAGCTGCAAAGGCCCTCAGCAGTAACTAG